A single genomic interval of Salmo trutta chromosome 13, fSalTru1.1, whole genome shotgun sequence harbors:
- the hrh2a gene encoding histamine receptor H2a, whose product MLSVVILGVSLSLLILLTVFGNVLVCLAVCATRRLRCLTNCFIVSLAITDLLLGMLVLPFSALLQLSDWPLGPTLCNIYISLDVMLCTASILTLLAISVDRYLAVTAPLRYSSLVLPRGVAITMASVWAVSLGVSFLPIHLGWNTVDGSVQNRGPGEERECKFELNPSYVAVDASLTFYLPLLIMCWNYLRILRIARAQARRIIHARPNLNNNSPSPAPRQLTSVTAVALREHKATVTLAAVIGAFMVCWFPYFTLFTIMGLRMQDYPAAYPVVLWLGYINSALNPFLYAALNRDFRSAYARLLRCCYYGYGRGRGGPASPHNTTTTGKRNKGKDNTHDRADPVFICEENPVSYQS is encoded by the exons ATGCTGTCTGTGGTGATACTAGGTGTGAGCCTGTCCTTGCTCATTCTGCTGACGGTGTTTGGTAATGTCCTGGTATGTCTGGCTGTCTGTGCCACACGACGTCTCCGCTGCCTCACCAACTGTTTCATCGTCTCCCTGGCCATCACTGACCTGCTGCTTGGCATGCTGGTCCTGCCCTTCTCTGCCCTCCTCCAGCTCAGCGATTGGCCGCTGGGGCCGACCCTCTGCAACATCTACATCTCATTGGATGTTATGTTATGCACTGCCTCCATCCTCACCCTATTGGCCATCAGCGTGGACCGCTACCTGGCTGTGACCGCGCCCCTTAGATACTCGTCGCTGGTGTTGCCGAGGGGGGTAGCCATAACGATGGCTTCGGTGTGGGCGGTGTCGCTGGGGGTGTCGTTCCTACCGATCCACCTGGGCTGGAACACTGTGGACGGCAGTGTGCAGAACCGCGGcccgggggaggagagggagtgtaAGTTTGAGCTGAACCCGTCGTACGTTGCGGTGGACGCCTCCTTAACCTTTTACCTCCCCCTGCTGATCATGTGCTGGAACTACCTCCGCATCCTACGCATCGCCCGGGCCCAGGCCAGACGCATCATCCATGCACGACCCAACCTCAACAACAACAGCCCCTCGCCAGCCCCTCGTCAACTCACCTCAGTAACAGCGGTGGCTCTACGGGAACACAAAGCCACAGTGACTCTAGCAGCAGTGATCGGAGCGTTCATGGTGTGCTGGTTCCCCTACTTCACCCTGTTTACTATCATGGGTCTGAGGATGCAGGACTACCCAGCAGCCTACCCTGTGGTGCTGTGGCTGGGATACATCAACTCAGCTCTGAACCCTTTTCTCTACGCTGCCCTCAACAGAGACTTTAGGTCCGCCTACGCTCGCCTGCTGCGCTGTTGTTACTACGGATACGGCAGAGGGAGGGGTGGGCCAGCGTCGCCCCACAACACAACCACGACGGGTAAAAGGAACAAGGGGAAAGACAACACACACG ATCGCGCTGACCCTGTGTTTATCTGTGAGGAGAATCCAGTGTCCTACCAGTCCTGA